A region of Drosophila mauritiana strain mau12 chromosome 3L, ASM438214v1, whole genome shotgun sequence DNA encodes the following proteins:
- the LOC117140412 gene encoding uncharacterized protein LOC117140412 gives MSESTDPHCATSKSNLIKVNHVGVTAKLQSPLKKIFPRLNSSTDSDAYQHSQAQYIMFKDVAQGEMTASTDSGSSPHTLYEMHAEPEKSLLSLSKNKPQRIEFQRYSKRRPRVRVPTRTAPKVKGRATKSHKSSQAQKQKQNGGFLTRLVESLDKMCKCQPQSQNSIIDDLPEPQWNRKEANRHTCIGIYPFEHGCADYLSTTDSHPKINAIVLADRATTYATHFWAELFGLLHIAVAFVVAFILQSYRFVLYSLVNTLIVGLLHMTSDYLVKPLLTMLFNGYLQPPLIFLYNVLCSARDILDPVATTLNNLMKPLATVGGSIRLVDVNYRQVHKLAKEV, from the coding sequence ATGTCAGAGTCAACCGATCCCCACTGCGCCACATCCAAGTCGAACCTGATCAAGGTTAACCACGTGGGGGTGACGGCCAAGCTGCAGTCTCCCCTGAAGAAGATCTTCCCACGGCTGAACTCCTCCACCGATTCCGACGCATATCAGCACAGTCAGGCGCAGTACATCATGTTCAAGGATGTGGCGCAAGGGGAGATGACCGCTTCCACGGATTCGGGGAGCTCACCACACACTCTGTACGAGATGCACGCGGAGCCGGAGAAGAGTCTGCTTAGCCTGAGCAAGAACAAGCCACAAAGGATCGAGTTCCAGCGTTACTCCAAGCGGCGTCCCCGAGTGCGCGTCCCAACGAGAACTGCGCCCAAGGTGAAGGGTCGTGCCACAAAGTCCCACAAATCATCGCAGGcgcagaagcagaagcagaacgGTGGCTTTCTGACCCGTTTGGTGGAGTCGCTGGACAAGATGTGCAAGTGCCAGCCGCAGAGCCAGAATTCCATCATCGACGATCTGCCGGAGCCGCAGTGGAATCGCAAGGAGGCCAACCGGCACACCTGCATCGGCATCTATCCCTTCGAGCACGGCTGCGCCGACTATCTGAGCACCACGGACTCGCATCCGAAGATCAATGCGATTGTCCTGGCCGACCGCGCCACCACCTATGCCACCCACTTCTGGGCGGAGCTCTTCGGACTGCTGCACATCGCCGTGGCCTTCGTGGTGGCCTTCATCCTGCAGAGCTACCGATTTGTCCTCTACTCCCTGGTGAACACCCTCATCGTTGGACTGCTCCACATGACCTCCGACTACTTGGTCAAGCCCCTCCTGACCATGCTCTTCAACGGCTACCTGCAGCCGCCGCTGATTTTCCTATACAATGTACTGTGCTCCGCCAGGGACATCCTCGATCCGGTGGCCACCACCCTGAATAACTTGATGAAACCGCTGGCCACGGTGGGCGGCAGTATCCGATTGGTGGACGTCAACTATCGCCAGGTCCATAAGCTGGCCAAGGAGGTTTga